The Thermoplasmatales archaeon genome includes the window TGGATCAACGATTGCAAAATATGTTGTTATTCCATCCAAAAGATGCCCGAAAATTACAAAAGCGCTTATTTTATCAATAAAAGATAATCTGAAATAATTGGAGATATATAAAATTGCAAAAGAAAGTACTATTGATAAAAACAAAGAAATTAAAATTCTTGCCTCAATAATTTTTGCATAAGAAATTAGGGCTAATAGAGAGGAAATCATTGCAATTAAGCCAAAAGATAGAATTGAAGCATTGTAATCCTTTTCCATCTTTTTGTAGATAAAAAATGCTATTATTGAAATTATTGCAAAAATAACTGGATTTAGTTTCAATCTGAAATAAAGGTAGAGAAATAAATAAAAAATATTTATTGCTACAATACTCAATAAAAATTTTTTTTCATCCCTGCATTTAATTCCAAAAAAAATTGAAATAAAAAATAATATGCCAATCTGGGCATATATAAGAGGGGATATAAAAAAGTAGGAAAGAGGGGAAGCAAAAGAGCCTGCATCTTCAAGCACCCTTGAAAATGAGCCGTATAAAATAAAGGGCAAAGAGCAGATTATAAATTTCAAATCAACCTTTATTTTATATTTTTCAAAAAAAAGATAAAATAAATAGATGAATATGATAAGGAAAGCACCATAGATTAATTCAGATATGATTGTATATCCCTCATATGCAACTATTCCATTTCTTATCGCTGGCTTGCCCGTGGCGTCTGCGATTA containing:
- a CDS encoding DUF63 family protein, translating into MKLRYIAIPLIFFFLALALFPHIIYDRLIWKYFVGPIIADATGKPAIRNGIVAYEGYTIISELIYGAFLIIFIYLFYLFFEKYKIKVDLKFIICSLPFILYGSFSRVLEDAGSFASPLSYFFISPLIYAQIGILFFISIFFGIKCRDEKKFLLSIVAINIFYLFLYLYFRLKLNPVIFAIISIIAFFIYKKMEKDYNASILSFGLIAMISSLLALISYAKIIEARILISLFLSIVLSFAILYISNYFRLSFIDKISAFVIFGHLLDGITTYFAIVDPFNFGFVYGEKHPLPAFLMNYGILYPLIKIIVTILVLYGINDLKLNLKNTTKFFLIFLGLSPGLRDLIRVLISV